One segment of Pontibacter akesuensis DNA contains the following:
- a CDS encoding Spy/CpxP family protein refolding chaperone, with protein sequence MKRYTLLLLLFCAFTLGGTTVFAQDSKSNERKENVEAAKVAFITDKMGLTAEQAQQFWPLYNEYEAKRRDMVKSYRSGYRRNLDELSEQEAKARIDGMFVTKERELNLEQEYAAKYQRIITNKQLIKLYRAEREFTKMLLKRLDDRRAGN encoded by the coding sequence ATGAAGCGTTACACACTACTGTTACTTCTTTTCTGCGCTTTCACCCTTGGCGGCACCACTGTATTTGCTCAGGATAGCAAATCGAACGAAAGAAAGGAAAACGTGGAGGCTGCTAAAGTTGCCTTCATCACCGATAAAATGGGCCTCACGGCCGAACAGGCTCAGCAATTCTGGCCGCTGTACAACGAGTATGAGGCCAAACGCCGGGATATGGTAAAATCGTACCGCAGCGGCTACCGCCGCAACCTGGATGAGCTAAGCGAGCAGGAGGCGAAAGCCCGCATAGACGGCATGTTTGTGACCAAGGAGCGTGAGCTGAACCTTGAGCAGGAATACGCTGCCAAGTACCAGCGCATCATCACAAACAAGCAGTTGATAAAGCTTTACCGTGCCGAGCGCGAATTCACTAAAATGCTACTGAAACGCCTGGACGATAGAAGAGCCGGCAACTAA
- the pepE gene encoding dipeptidase PepE, translating to MSRNLLLISTSTTHGTGYLEHAEEEIKALLQGKSSILFIPYARPSGISHKDYTDKARVPFEKWGISVTGVHEYDNPEKAVREAEAVFIGGGNTFVLLRNLYQNKLVQALQERVNKGMPYMGTSAGTNVAGKTIGTTNDMPIVHVKTFDALQLVPFNINPHFQDPEPNSKHMGETRDTRIAEFHHHNRQPVVGLREGSMLRIQGDRIRLHGPHTARIFLQSEKPMEFKPSDDFSFLTEAY from the coding sequence ATGAGCAGAAACCTACTTTTAATAAGCACCTCCACCACGCATGGCACCGGCTACCTGGAGCACGCCGAGGAGGAAATAAAGGCCCTGCTACAGGGCAAAAGCAGTATTCTTTTTATTCCGTATGCCCGCCCCAGCGGCATTTCGCACAAAGACTACACCGACAAGGCACGCGTACCATTCGAGAAGTGGGGCATCAGCGTAACAGGTGTACACGAGTATGATAACCCTGAGAAAGCGGTGCGAGAGGCAGAGGCCGTGTTTATTGGCGGTGGCAATACCTTTGTGCTGCTGCGCAACCTGTACCAGAACAAACTGGTGCAGGCACTGCAGGAGCGTGTGAACAAGGGCATGCCTTACATGGGAACAAGTGCAGGAACCAATGTGGCCGGTAAAACCATCGGCACCACCAACGATATGCCCATTGTGCACGTGAAAACCTTTGATGCGCTGCAACTGGTGCCATTCAACATTAACCCGCATTTCCAGGACCCGGAGCCGAACTCTAAACACATGGGCGAAACGCGCGATACCCGTATTGCCGAGTTTCACCACCACAACCGGCAGCCGGTGGTTGGTTTGCGCGAGGGAAGCATGCTGCGCATCCAAGGCGATCGGATCAGGCTGCACGGGCCGCACACGGCGCGGATTTTCCTGCAGTCGGAGAAACCGATGGAGTTTAAGCCTTCCGATGATTTCAGCTTCCTGACAGAGGCGTATTAA
- a CDS encoding RNA polymerase sigma factor: MEDKEILEKFAQPESRNLAFNQLVRKYQQKIYWHIRKMVIDHDDADDLTQDVFLKVWKNLENFRQDAQLYTWIYRIATNECLSFLSSKKRKFFLPLNDVTAELMEKVEASPELAGDEIQLKLQKAILRLPDKQRLVFNMKYYDELKYEDMSQILGTSVGALKASYHIAVKKIEEFLKQD; this comes from the coding sequence GTGGAAGATAAAGAGATATTAGAAAAATTCGCCCAGCCCGAGAGCCGCAACCTGGCATTCAACCAACTTGTGCGCAAGTACCAGCAGAAGATTTACTGGCACATCCGCAAAATGGTCATCGACCATGACGATGCCGATGACCTGACGCAGGATGTGTTCCTGAAAGTATGGAAGAACCTGGAGAATTTCCGGCAGGATGCTCAGCTCTATACCTGGATTTACCGTATCGCCACCAACGAGTGCCTCTCCTTCCTTTCCAGTAAGAAGCGGAAGTTCTTTCTGCCGCTGAATGATGTAACGGCAGAGCTGATGGAGAAAGTGGAAGCCTCGCCTGAGCTGGCCGGCGACGAAATTCAGCTGAAGCTTCAGAAAGCCATCCTGCGCCTGCCCGACAAACAGCGCCTCGTGTTTAACATGAAATACTACGACGAGCTGAAGTATGAGGACATGTCGCAGATACTGGGCACATCGGTAGGTGCCCTGAAAGCCTCGTATCACATCGCTGTAAAAAAAATTGAAGAATTTCTGAAACAGGATTAA
- a CDS encoding transketolase, producing MNPHNKSIEELKQTASQVRRDIVRMVHAVNSGHPGGSLGCTDYLVSLYFKVMNYSTDFKMDGKGEDLFFLSNGHISPVFYSVLARAGYFDVAELATFRKLNSRLQGHPTTHEGLPGVRISSGSLGQGLSVAIGAAQAKKLNGDDSLVYVLMGDGELEEGQVWEAAMYAPHNKVDNLIATVDRNGQQIDGSTEEVLSLGDLRAKFEAFGWNVMETNGNSFETLLPTLDQAKAATGQGKPIIILMDTEMGFGVDFMMGSHKWHGVAPNDEQLEIALQQLAVDVASDY from the coding sequence GTGAATCCACACAACAAGAGCATTGAAGAGCTAAAGCAAACAGCTTCGCAGGTGCGCCGCGACATTGTGCGCATGGTGCACGCCGTAAACTCCGGACACCCGGGTGGCTCCCTTGGCTGCACCGATTACCTGGTGTCGCTATACTTTAAGGTGATGAACTACAGCACCGATTTTAAGATGGACGGCAAAGGCGAAGACCTTTTCTTCCTAAGCAACGGCCACATCTCCCCTGTTTTTTACAGCGTGCTGGCGCGTGCCGGTTACTTTGATGTAGCAGAACTCGCTACCTTCCGTAAGCTCAACTCCAGGCTGCAAGGCCACCCGACCACGCACGAAGGACTGCCAGGCGTACGCATTTCATCTGGCTCACTCGGCCAGGGACTTTCCGTGGCAATTGGCGCGGCGCAGGCGAAGAAGCTGAACGGCGACGACAGCCTGGTATATGTGCTGATGGGCGACGGAGAACTGGAAGAAGGCCAGGTGTGGGAAGCTGCCATGTATGCGCCCCACAACAAGGTCGACAACCTGATCGCCACCGTAGACCGCAACGGACAGCAGATTGACGGCTCTACAGAGGAAGTACTGAGCCTGGGCGACCTACGCGCGAAGTTCGAGGCTTTCGGATGGAACGTAATGGAGACCAACGGCAACAGCTTCGAGACATTGCTGCCAACGCTGGACCAGGCGAAAGCCGCCACTGGCCAGGGCAAGCCGATTATCATTCTGATGGACACGGAAATGGGATTCGGTGTTGACTTTATGATGGGCTCTCACAAATGGCATGGCGTGGCTCCAAACGATGAGCAGCTCGAGATTGCCCTGCAGCAATTGGCCGTAGACGTAGCCTCAGATTACTAG
- a CDS encoding GNAT family N-acetyltransferase translates to MIRPYVPDDKTALLALLKLNIPRYFDASEENDFSTYLDEHLERYYVVEENGKLIGSGGINFFPAEKLARISWDIVHPEFQGKGIGTELLRHRIARIEKEQGIELIVVRTTQLVYKFYQKAGFELVKTEKDFWAEGFDLYQMEMQVQKA, encoded by the coding sequence ATGATCAGACCATACGTACCCGACGATAAAACGGCGCTCTTAGCGTTGCTAAAACTGAATATTCCCCGGTACTTTGATGCATCGGAAGAGAATGACTTCAGCACGTACTTGGACGAGCACCTGGAGCGCTATTATGTGGTGGAAGAAAACGGCAAACTTATCGGTTCGGGCGGTATAAATTTCTTTCCGGCAGAAAAGCTGGCCCGGATCTCCTGGGACATCGTTCACCCTGAATTTCAGGGGAAGGGAATCGGGACCGAGTTGCTCCGCCACCGGATAGCCCGGATCGAAAAGGAACAGGGAATAGAGCTGATTGTGGTCAGAACCACACAGCTCGTTTATAAATTCTACCAGAAAGCAGGTTTTGAGTTGGTAAAAACTGAAAAAGACTTTTGGGCTGAAGGATTTGATCTGTACCAAATGGAAATGCAAGTGCAGAAGGCTTAA
- a CDS encoding DUF885 domain-containing protein codes for MNKHRLTLCAALAVATLGAVSCTRTSEQEQATEAVASEQDLGQLFDNYFEARLKLFPMEATAIADNRYNDQLPNDISQEHTQQVRQLYQSYLEKINKIDRSALSPQEQVSYDIFKYEMQVSLEGLDMPSRLLPINQFWGLPITMAQLGSGSGNQPFKTPEDYQDFLGRIQGFSVWGDTAIANMRRGMSVGIVLPRTITQKILPQLQAMLVDDPSKSIYWAPINNLPASFSAAQKDSIRQAYTSAINEQVVPTYKKLYDFMQQEYLPVSRATTGISGIKGGDDYYRYLVRYWTTTDMTPDQIFEIGQQEVARIRSEMEQVKEQVGFKGDLQAFFKYVNDNPKFTPYKSPEQVLNAYRDIEQRMQPQLSQLFGITPESKFEVRQTEAFRAASASAEYNPPAPDGSRPGIFYVPVLDASTYNVVGMESLFLHEAIPGHHYQISIQQEQEGLPKFRQYAWYGAFGEGWALYSESLGKELGLYTDPYQYFGRLSDEMHRAIRLVVDVGMHAKGWTREQAIQYSLDNELTSREAAVAEIERYMVIPGQALSYKIGELKIKELRQRAEKALGDDFDIKAFHDEILMSGVMPLAVLEKKMETWIAKQKKS; via the coding sequence ATGAATAAACATAGACTCACTTTATGCGCGGCGTTGGCCGTGGCAACGCTGGGGGCAGTAAGCTGTACCCGTACCTCTGAGCAGGAGCAGGCAACGGAGGCTGTTGCATCTGAGCAGGACCTGGGCCAGTTGTTTGATAACTACTTTGAGGCCCGGCTGAAGCTCTTCCCGATGGAAGCCACCGCCATTGCCGACAACCGCTATAACGACCAGTTGCCCAACGACATCAGCCAGGAGCACACCCAGCAGGTGCGCCAACTGTATCAAAGCTACCTCGAAAAAATAAACAAGATAGACCGAAGTGCGCTAAGCCCACAGGAGCAGGTGAGCTACGACATATTTAAGTATGAAATGCAGGTGTCGCTGGAGGGGCTTGATATGCCGTCGCGCCTGTTGCCGATCAACCAGTTCTGGGGCCTTCCTATCACGATGGCGCAGCTTGGTTCCGGCTCAGGCAACCAGCCGTTCAAAACCCCCGAAGATTACCAGGATTTTCTGGGCCGCATCCAAGGTTTCAGCGTGTGGGGCGACACGGCTATCGCCAACATGCGCCGGGGCATGAGCGTGGGCATTGTGCTGCCGCGCACCATCACGCAAAAGATTCTGCCCCAGCTGCAGGCCATGCTGGTAGATGACCCAAGCAAATCTATATACTGGGCACCCATAAACAACTTGCCGGCCAGTTTCTCGGCTGCACAGAAAGACAGCATCCGCCAGGCCTATACTTCAGCCATAAACGAGCAGGTGGTGCCCACCTACAAAAAGCTGTACGATTTTATGCAGCAGGAGTACCTGCCGGTTAGCCGTGCCACCACGGGCATTAGCGGCATAAAAGGTGGTGATGATTACTACCGCTACCTGGTACGCTACTGGACCACCACCGATATGACACCCGATCAGATATTCGAGATTGGGCAGCAGGAGGTGGCGCGGATCCGCAGCGAAATGGAGCAGGTAAAGGAGCAGGTGGGCTTTAAGGGCGATCTGCAGGCATTCTTTAAGTACGTAAACGACAACCCTAAATTTACTCCGTACAAGTCGCCGGAGCAGGTGCTGAACGCTTACCGCGACATTGAGCAGCGCATGCAGCCACAGCTAAGCCAGCTGTTCGGCATCACTCCGGAATCTAAGTTTGAGGTGCGGCAGACAGAGGCATTCCGGGCGGCATCGGCCAGCGCCGAGTACAATCCGCCGGCACCGGACGGCTCCAGACCGGGAATTTTCTACGTGCCTGTACTTGATGCCAGTACCTATAATGTAGTCGGCATGGAATCACTGTTTCTACACGAGGCTATTCCGGGACACCACTACCAGATTTCTATCCAGCAGGAGCAGGAGGGGCTTCCAAAGTTCAGGCAGTATGCCTGGTACGGAGCCTTTGGCGAGGGCTGGGCGCTTTACTCCGAGAGCCTCGGCAAAGAGCTGGGCCTCTACACCGACCCATACCAGTACTTCGGCCGCCTAAGCGATGAGATGCACCGGGCCATACGCCTGGTGGTGGATGTGGGCATGCACGCCAAAGGCTGGACACGCGAGCAGGCCATTCAGTATTCGCTGGACAATGAACTGACAAGCCGTGAAGCCGCCGTAGCCGAAATAGAGCGCTACATGGTGATCCCGGGCCAGGCGCTGAGCTATAAAATAGGAGAGCTGAAGATAAAGGAGCTACGCCAGCGCGCCGAAAAGGCCTTAGGCGATGACTTCGACATCAAAGCCTTCCATGATGAGATACTTATGAGCGGTGTGATGCCGCTGGCGGTGCTGGAGAAGAAAATGGAAACTTGGATCGCCAAGCAGAAGAAGTCGTAG
- a CDS encoding M23 family metallopeptidase has product MKRIILFLAFIVLSLHAYTQGIPSKVNVINDLEKGRKLNTLLANDAIESLYPKMGTSFQEAVNGEIGFAKMNDQLHQKLGKEIRLIDEASFSELGAITYYRVSEFEKAASITTKWVWKDTTIVGLTINATPEPAPSQHEFYKTKTDLQLPFLDTWYVAWGGQKPHLNKHISAPDQRYALDFLYSKNGKLAKTNTPTANEDFYGFGQEVVAPGAGVVIQVVDTVKDNRLGKINTDSPPGNYVVIDHQNGEYSFLAHFKQGSVKVKAGQTITQGELLGLAGNSGKSEVPHLHYHLQTGTDYREGVGLPIQFTNYLLHGEQVTQAAPERGQYVSPPKPVK; this is encoded by the coding sequence ATGAAAAGAATAATTCTTTTTTTAGCGTTCATCGTGCTCTCGCTGCATGCCTATACACAAGGCATTCCTTCTAAAGTAAACGTAATCAACGACCTGGAGAAAGGCAGAAAATTAAACACTCTCCTGGCAAACGACGCCATAGAATCGCTATATCCTAAAATGGGCACCTCGTTTCAGGAAGCGGTGAACGGGGAAATCGGATTTGCCAAAATGAATGATCAGTTACATCAAAAGCTCGGCAAAGAGATCAGGCTGATTGACGAGGCAAGCTTTTCCGAGCTGGGCGCAATTACCTATTACCGGGTAAGTGAGTTCGAAAAAGCTGCCTCTATCACAACTAAATGGGTGTGGAAAGACACAACAATTGTGGGGCTTACCATAAATGCAACACCTGAACCGGCACCAAGCCAACATGAATTCTATAAAACAAAAACCGACCTGCAGCTACCTTTCCTGGACACCTGGTATGTGGCGTGGGGCGGACAGAAACCCCACCTAAACAAACACATCTCTGCTCCTGACCAACGGTATGCACTGGATTTTCTGTACTCCAAGAACGGCAAGCTGGCCAAAACCAATACGCCCACGGCGAACGAAGATTTTTATGGCTTTGGGCAGGAAGTTGTAGCACCTGGGGCCGGTGTGGTGATACAGGTGGTGGATACGGTAAAAGACAATCGTTTAGGTAAAATAAATACCGACTCACCGCCCGGAAACTACGTGGTTATCGACCATCAAAACGGCGAATATTCATTCCTGGCTCATTTCAAGCAGGGCTCTGTAAAGGTAAAGGCAGGGCAAACTATCACGCAGGGAGAGTTGCTGGGTCTGGCAGGTAACAGTGGAAAAAGTGAAGTGCCGCACTTGCATTATCACCTGCAAACAGGCACAGATTACCGGGAGGGAGTGGGTTTACCCATTCAGTTTACAAATTACCTACTGCATGGGGAACAGGTAACGCAGGCTGCTCCGGAAAGAGGGCAATATGTATCGCCACCTAAACCCGTAAAATAG
- a CDS encoding MBL fold metallo-hydrolase: protein MGTTTYTSHNNSTKTFPVAPRVWGLKTVFVNLYFIANPDGSWVLVDTGVPGSADKIKAAADALLGEGNRPRAIILTHGHFDHVGAVKELAREWNVPVYAHPMELPYLTGMSSYPPPDPTVGGGGMAYLSFLYPKKPINIKGHVELLPPDGSVPALEGWRWIYTPGHSPGHISLFREEDRTLITGDAFVTRDGESALAVMTQKREVHGPPAYFTPDWGSAHQSVETLCDLQPEVAATGHGLPMRGKELRQKLEQLVQDFWLVAVPKSGRYVHEPAVADEHGVVSVPPPVDSAVPKALAIAGALAVAGMAWSAWSKRDKKEKGHAKDPYLERPYSHNRVMEGMPADVDPNHDDPHNHTNYYP from the coding sequence ATGGGCACAACCACTTATACCTCTCACAACAACTCCACTAAGACCTTTCCGGTGGCCCCACGGGTCTGGGGGCTGAAGACTGTTTTCGTGAACCTGTACTTTATAGCCAACCCCGATGGTTCGTGGGTGTTGGTGGATACCGGGGTTCCCGGCTCAGCCGATAAGATCAAAGCCGCCGCCGATGCCCTGCTAGGCGAAGGTAACCGCCCCCGCGCCATCATTCTTACCCACGGCCACTTCGACCATGTGGGTGCCGTGAAGGAATTGGCCAGGGAATGGAACGTGCCGGTATACGCACATCCCATGGAACTCCCCTACCTGACCGGTATGTCCAGTTACCCGCCACCAGACCCGACAGTAGGCGGCGGCGGAATGGCGTATCTGTCGTTCCTATACCCGAAGAAGCCAATTAACATCAAGGGGCATGTTGAACTGCTGCCGCCTGACGGTTCCGTTCCTGCCCTGGAGGGCTGGCGCTGGATCTACACGCCAGGCCACAGCCCGGGCCATATCTCCCTGTTCCGCGAAGAGGACCGCACCCTGATTACCGGTGATGCCTTTGTAACGCGCGACGGCGAATCGGCGCTGGCCGTGATGACGCAGAAGCGCGAGGTGCATGGGCCGCCAGCCTACTTCACGCCCGATTGGGGCTCAGCGCACCAGTCGGTGGAAACGCTGTGCGACCTGCAGCCAGAGGTGGCCGCTACCGGCCACGGCTTGCCGATGCGCGGCAAAGAACTGCGGCAGAAACTGGAGCAGTTGGTGCAGGATTTCTGGCTGGTTGCCGTTCCGAAAAGCGGCCGCTACGTGCACGAGCCCGCCGTAGCCGATGAGCACGGGGTGGTATCGGTGCCGCCTCCTGTAGATTCAGCCGTTCCGAAAGCGCTGGCCATTGCTGGCGCGCTGGCTGTGGCTGGTATGGCTTGGTCTGCCTGGAGCAAGCGCGACAAAAAGGAGAAAGGGCATGCAAAGGATCCTTACCTGGAGCGGCCGTATTCGCACAACCGCGTGATGGAGGGCATGCCCGCCGATGTGGACCCGAATCATGACGATCCGCACAACCACACCAATTACTATCCATGA
- a CDS encoding alpha/beta hydrolase, which produces MAYTCRLTCRPTSLPCMKSITYYLTLFVIKLKGLKREFSKDPIDFNKLRKEDVHRPKPASFRPHFMRQFSVAETLLTEVKPAATNGFLLLFCPGGAFVYGPARHHWHAAKQLVSQTQCTLWMVDYPKAPENNIAFISENIDAVYAYAVETHGAGKVILVGDSAGGTLLTALTQRLVQKSKALPLALVLISPVMDASFSNPQLDALEKVDPMLSKAGVLSAKRMCAQHYGVDDVRLSPVNGSFSNFPRTLLLVAENDITYPDQQLVVQQLCEAAVEVKVIKGEGMPHIWPILPVMQEARAAFQEMTSYIRRTIAGASDKV; this is translated from the coding sequence ATTGCTTATACCTGCCGCCTTACGTGCAGGCCCACATCCTTACCATGTATGAAGAGCATCACCTATTACCTCACCCTGTTCGTTATAAAGCTGAAGGGCCTGAAGCGGGAGTTCTCCAAAGACCCTATCGATTTCAATAAGCTGCGCAAAGAGGATGTCCATCGCCCAAAACCTGCGTCGTTCCGGCCCCACTTTATGCGGCAGTTCAGTGTTGCCGAAACATTGCTAACAGAAGTAAAGCCAGCCGCAACGAATGGTTTCCTGCTTCTGTTTTGCCCCGGCGGCGCTTTTGTTTATGGCCCTGCCCGGCACCATTGGCACGCGGCAAAGCAGCTTGTAAGCCAAACCCAATGCACCCTCTGGATGGTTGATTACCCTAAAGCGCCAGAAAATAACATTGCCTTTATTTCAGAGAACATAGATGCCGTTTATGCCTATGCGGTGGAAACACACGGCGCGGGTAAAGTTATACTTGTAGGAGATTCAGCGGGCGGCACGTTGCTGACGGCCCTGACGCAGCGGCTTGTGCAAAAAAGCAAGGCGCTGCCCTTAGCGCTGGTCCTGATCTCGCCCGTGATGGATGCCTCTTTTTCTAATCCGCAGCTAGATGCGCTAGAAAAAGTGGACCCAATGCTATCAAAAGCGGGTGTGCTGAGTGCCAAGAGAATGTGCGCGCAGCATTATGGCGTGGATGATGTGCGGCTATCGCCGGTGAACGGAAGCTTCAGTAATTTCCCTCGCACGCTGCTGCTTGTTGCCGAAAATGACATCACGTACCCGGACCAGCAACTGGTGGTGCAGCAACTGTGCGAGGCGGCTGTGGAGGTGAAAGTAATAAAAGGAGAAGGCATGCCACATATCTGGCCCATTTTGCCCGTGATGCAGGAAGCGAGAGCAGCCTTTCAAGAAATGACAAGCTACATCAGGCGAACTATTGCAGGTGCCTCAGACAAAGTATAG
- a CDS encoding vWA domain-containing protein, which translates to MGKWCKSVMAIALLLLLAATGTAFAQEKKPQPKTRILFLLDASGSMLAKWENSDRMVVAKTLLAHLVDSLDRYENLEVALRVYGHQFGRERNDCKDTKLEVPFAENNSAVIKKKLESLIPRGNTPITYSLEQAAGDFPEDRSRNVVILITDGLESCGGDPCAMSEALQRKRIFLRPFIIGIGIEPQFEQQLSCIGQYFNAADVKTFETVLSEIVTQALSETTVSVELLDAQNRPRETGVNMTFVNTLTGEPEYNYVHYLDAKGKADVLDVDALIPYHLQVHTTPAVVERNLKIRPGRHNVIQVKAPQGELYLRQDGPSPYGQLQAIVRQTGSERTLNVQAFGNRHKYLAGTYDLEILSTPRIQLTNVELKSGESNVITIPPPGQLAIPSQMQGYGSVYALAEGGGQRWLLNLPEDNSKVTLALQPGKYKLVYRMKSAQSSKFTFVQDFTIRSGATTTVKIFNR; encoded by the coding sequence ATGGGTAAGTGGTGCAAAAGTGTGATGGCGATAGCCTTGTTGCTGCTACTGGCGGCAACGGGAACTGCTTTTGCCCAGGAGAAAAAGCCGCAGCCCAAAACGCGCATCCTCTTTTTGCTGGATGCCTCGGGAAGCATGCTGGCCAAGTGGGAGAACAGCGACCGCATGGTAGTTGCCAAAACCCTGCTGGCCCACCTGGTAGATTCGCTCGACCGCTACGAGAACCTGGAGGTGGCGCTGCGGGTGTACGGCCACCAGTTTGGCCGGGAGCGCAACGACTGCAAAGACACGAAGCTGGAGGTGCCGTTTGCCGAAAACAACTCCGCTGTGATTAAGAAAAAGCTGGAAAGCCTGATTCCGCGGGGCAATACACCGATCACGTACTCCCTGGAGCAGGCCGCCGGTGACTTTCCGGAGGACCGCTCCCGCAACGTGGTGATCCTGATCACAGACGGGCTGGAGTCCTGCGGCGGCGATCCGTGTGCCATGTCGGAGGCATTGCAGCGCAAGCGCATTTTCCTGCGGCCCTTTATCATTGGCATTGGCATTGAGCCGCAGTTTGAGCAGCAGCTGAGTTGCATTGGCCAGTACTTTAACGCGGCCGATGTAAAGACCTTCGAAACGGTGCTGTCGGAGATTGTGACGCAGGCGCTAAGCGAAACCACGGTGAGCGTGGAGTTGCTGGATGCACAGAATCGCCCCCGGGAAACGGGCGTGAACATGACGTTCGTTAATACGCTGACAGGAGAGCCGGAGTACAACTACGTGCATTACCTGGATGCCAAAGGCAAAGCCGATGTGCTGGATGTGGATGCGCTGATTCCGTACCACCTGCAGGTGCACACCACGCCAGCCGTGGTGGAGCGCAACTTGAAGATCAGGCCGGGCAGGCACAACGTAATTCAGGTAAAGGCACCGCAGGGCGAGCTTTACTTGCGGCAGGACGGACCATCGCCTTACGGGCAGTTGCAGGCCATTGTGCGGCAAACTGGATCAGAAAGAACGCTGAACGTGCAGGCTTTCGGTAACCGCCACAAGTACCTTGCGGGCACTTACGACCTGGAGATCCTGAGTACGCCGCGCATCCAGCTGACCAATGTGGAGCTAAAATCCGGCGAATCGAACGTGATCACCATTCCGCCACCGGGCCAATTGGCGATACCCTCGCAGATGCAGGGCTACGGAAGCGTATATGCTTTGGCCGAGGGCGGCGGCCAGCGCTGGCTGCTCAACCTGCCCGAGGACAACAGTAAAGTAACCCTGGCCTTACAGCCGGGCAAGTATAAATTAGTTTACCGTATGAAATCAGCCCAGTCCAGCAAATTTACGTTTGTACAGGACTTCACCATTCGGTCGGGCGCAACAACAACTGTAAAAATCTTCAACAGATAA
- a CDS encoding transketolase family protein translates to MKEYTYTEKKDTRSGFGAGLLELGRTNPNVVALCADLVGSLKMGDFIKENPERFFQIGIAEANMMGIAAGLTIGGKIPYTGTFANFSTGRVYDQIRQSIAYSNKNVKICASHAGLTLGEDGATHQILEDIGMMKMLPGMTVINPCDYNQTKAATIAIADYEGPVYLRFGRPVVPIFTPADQKFEIGKAVMLNEGTDVTIIATGHLVWKAILAGKILEEKGISAEIINIHTIKPFDTEAVLKSIAKTGCVVSAEEHNRIGGLGDSVAQALVTTKPAPQEYVAVNDSFGESATPEELMEKYGLTENDIVAAAQRAISRKG, encoded by the coding sequence ATGAAAGAGTACACGTATACAGAGAAAAAAGACACCCGCTCTGGCTTTGGAGCCGGACTTCTGGAGTTGGGCCGCACCAACCCGAACGTAGTGGCCCTTTGTGCCGACCTGGTAGGCTCCCTGAAAATGGGCGACTTCATCAAGGAGAACCCTGAGCGCTTTTTCCAGATAGGCATTGCCGAGGCAAACATGATGGGCATCGCCGCTGGCCTGACTATCGGGGGCAAAATCCCATACACCGGCACGTTTGCCAACTTCTCTACCGGCCGTGTTTACGACCAGATCCGCCAGTCTATCGCCTACTCCAACAAGAATGTGAAAATCTGTGCTTCGCATGCAGGCCTGACCTTGGGCGAGGACGGTGCCACGCACCAGATACTGGAGGATATCGGCATGATGAAAATGCTTCCGGGCATGACGGTGATCAACCCATGCGACTACAACCAGACCAAAGCTGCCACCATCGCCATCGCTGATTACGAAGGTCCGGTATACCTGCGCTTCGGTCGCCCTGTGGTGCCTATCTTCACTCCTGCTGATCAGAAGTTCGAAATCGGTAAGGCAGTGATGCTGAACGAAGGCACCGACGTAACCATCATCGCAACAGGCCACCTGGTATGGAAAGCCATACTTGCCGGTAAGATCTTGGAAGAAAAAGGCATCTCTGCTGAGATCATCAACATCCACACCATCAAGCCATTTGACACGGAGGCTGTGTTGAAGTCGATTGCCAAGACAGGCTGTGTGGTAAGCGCCGAGGAGCACAACCGCATCGGTGGCCTGGGCGACAGCGTGGCACAAGCGTTGGTTACGACCAAGCCTGCTCCGCAGGAGTACGTAGCGGTTAACGACTCCTTCGGAGAGTCTGCTACGCCTGAGGAACTGATGGAGAAGTATGGCCTGACTGAGAACGATATCGTGGCTGCTGCACAGCGTGCTATCAGCAGAAAAGGTTAA